A DNA window from Luteolibacter luteus contains the following coding sequences:
- a CDS encoding sugar phosphate isomerase/epimerase family protein: MNRRHFLTTAAFASAAFSISAQEEKDPSGKPRKSVVLVPGKATAASVSPSNRIGVSSYSFWGFQREELRDIPTCIDHAARMGFDGFEILQRQLFTPESTPDNAQLQKIKRHAFINGLDLMGYSTHQGFLSPDQAKRDAQIKHTIDCIEQAYALGIPTMRVNSGTWGTSKDFDDLMAKRGVEQPIEGYTEEDAYKWVIDSYQKILPTAEKCGVVMGLENHWGLGVTPEGVKRVVDTINSPWLKVTLDTGNFLEDPYERLSKLAKDTVLLQAKTYFGGGVWYTLDLDYPRIAKIMKEAGYTGYVSLEFEGKEDPLTAIPKSLALLRNAFA, encoded by the coding sequence ATGAACCGCCGCCACTTCCTCACTACCGCCGCGTTTGCGAGTGCCGCCTTCTCGATCTCCGCCCAAGAGGAAAAGGATCCATCTGGAAAACCTCGGAAGAGCGTGGTTCTGGTGCCCGGCAAGGCGACCGCCGCCTCCGTATCTCCTTCGAACCGCATCGGCGTGTCATCCTATTCCTTCTGGGGCTTCCAGCGCGAGGAACTAAGGGACATTCCGACCTGCATCGATCATGCGGCGCGCATGGGCTTCGATGGCTTCGAGATCCTGCAGCGCCAGCTCTTCACTCCGGAGTCGACGCCGGACAATGCCCAACTGCAGAAGATCAAGCGGCACGCTTTCATCAATGGCCTCGATCTCATGGGCTACTCGACCCACCAGGGCTTCCTCTCGCCGGACCAGGCGAAGCGCGATGCGCAGATCAAGCACACCATCGATTGCATCGAACAGGCGTATGCCCTGGGCATCCCGACGATGCGGGTGAACTCAGGCACCTGGGGCACCTCGAAAGACTTCGATGACCTGATGGCGAAGCGCGGCGTGGAGCAGCCCATCGAAGGCTATACCGAGGAAGATGCCTACAAGTGGGTCATCGACTCTTATCAGAAGATCCTTCCCACCGCGGAGAAGTGCGGCGTGGTGATGGGTCTCGAGAACCACTGGGGCCTCGGCGTGACACCCGAGGGCGTGAAGCGCGTGGTGGATACCATCAATTCGCCCTGGCTAAAGGTGACGCTCGATACCGGCAACTTCCTTGAAGACCCCTACGAGCGCCTGTCGAAGCTGGCGAAGGACACGGTGCTGCTTCAGGCGAAGACCTACTTCGGCGGTGGTGTCTGGTACACGCTGGACCTCGACTACCCGCGCATCGCGAAGATCATGAAGGAAGCGGGCTACACCGGCTACGTCTCGCTGGAGTTCGAGGGCAAGGAAGATCCGCTCACTGCGATTCCCAAGAGCTTGGCCTTGCTCCGGAACGCCTTTGCGTGA
- a CDS encoding biotin--[acetyl-CoA-carboxylase] ligase yields the protein MSEPWTDTALPEGYRLDYRESTGSTNDDARLLGREGAAAGVVVVAGKQEAGRGRRGAAWVCPPGEGLAFTVLLRPSENKALWPRLSLAAGLAVAEGLDRFGIAAEVKWPNDVWVGGKKIAGILVEAGEDFVVAGIGINVGVMEFPEVLADSATSLALECGEAPLLPMVLAAVLERFGVWQSKIGQDFDELMRHFRVRCALTGKEVSLIAADGALHGTVKGIGDGGELLLQTPEGIRKLVQADEVRVVG from the coding sequence ATGAGCGAGCCTTGGACAGATACCGCCCTTCCAGAAGGCTATCGGCTGGACTACCGGGAATCCACCGGCTCCACGAATGACGATGCGCGACTGCTGGGCCGGGAAGGCGCGGCAGCAGGCGTCGTGGTGGTTGCAGGAAAGCAGGAAGCCGGGCGCGGCCGGCGCGGCGCGGCATGGGTTTGTCCTCCCGGCGAAGGCCTCGCTTTTACGGTGCTACTACGTCCATCGGAGAACAAGGCACTGTGGCCGCGTCTTTCGCTTGCCGCGGGGCTTGCCGTGGCAGAAGGATTGGACCGCTTCGGCATCGCGGCCGAGGTAAAATGGCCGAATGACGTGTGGGTCGGCGGCAAGAAGATCGCCGGGATCCTGGTCGAGGCAGGAGAAGACTTTGTCGTCGCGGGAATCGGGATCAACGTCGGCGTGATGGAGTTCCCTGAAGTGCTTGCGGACAGCGCCACCTCGCTGGCCTTGGAATGCGGGGAAGCGCCCCTTTTACCCATGGTGCTCGCGGCGGTGCTTGAGCGCTTCGGCGTCTGGCAATCGAAGATCGGTCAGGATTTCGATGAACTGATGCGACACTTCCGGGTGCGCTGCGCGCTCACTGGAAAAGAGGTGAGCCTCATCGCCGCCGACGGAGCGCTGCATGGCACCGTGAAAGGCATCGGCGATGGCGGGGAACTGCTCCTGCAAACGCCGGAGGGCATCCGCAAGCTGGTGCAAGCAGATGAGGTCAGAGTGGTAGGATAA
- a CDS encoding Sec-independent protein translocase subunit TatA/TatB, translated as MNTSLAFIGGLGGQEMIVIFLIVLLLFGAKKLPELARGVGKSMGEFKKAREDFEREITRSEEEVRVKEAAGKEAHDKA; from the coding sequence TCGGCGGCCTTGGAGGCCAGGAGATGATCGTTATCTTTCTGATCGTGCTCCTCCTCTTCGGTGCCAAAAAGCTGCCTGAACTTGCCCGCGGTGTGGGCAAAAGCATGGGCGAATTCAAAAAGGCCCGCGAGGATTTCGAGCGCGAGATCACTCGCTCTGAAGAGGAAGTCCGCGTCAAGGAAGCCGCCGGCAAAGAGGCCCACGACAAGGCCTGA
- the nadC gene encoding carboxylating nicotinate-nucleotide diphosphorylase: MPGSTYLPRVEKSVERLIDAALEEDIGAGDLTSLYFVPEDRKATGFIVARETGVLSGGEIALAVLRKIDPSIEAGLLVNDGDRIAEGAYIMKVEGPARSVLTAERTVLNFMQRMSGVATATRQYVDAVRGTNAEILDTRKTIPGWRYLDKLAVTHGGGTNHRMGLYDRVMVKDNHLVAEGRLEELQEAIRRLKADHPEVEVELEADSLEQVEAFLSMEGVDYILLDNMTLEELRQAVELRGERSTPKLEASGGVTLKTVAGIAETGVDFISVGAITHSVEAMDLALDFVKRE; encoded by the coding sequence ATGCCGGGTTCGACCTACCTTCCGCGCGTGGAAAAAAGCGTGGAGCGATTGATCGATGCGGCCCTTGAAGAAGACATAGGAGCCGGGGATCTGACATCGCTGTATTTCGTCCCGGAAGACCGCAAGGCGACCGGATTCATCGTGGCCCGGGAAACGGGAGTGCTGTCCGGAGGGGAGATCGCGCTGGCGGTACTCCGAAAAATCGATCCCTCCATCGAGGCCGGGCTGCTGGTCAACGACGGCGACCGGATCGCGGAGGGTGCCTACATCATGAAGGTCGAAGGGCCTGCACGCTCGGTGCTGACCGCGGAGCGCACGGTGCTGAATTTCATGCAGCGGATGAGCGGCGTGGCCACCGCCACCCGCCAGTATGTCGATGCCGTCCGCGGCACCAATGCCGAGATCCTCGATACCCGGAAAACCATCCCGGGCTGGCGCTATCTCGACAAGCTGGCCGTCACCCACGGAGGAGGCACGAACCATCGCATGGGCCTCTACGACCGCGTGATGGTGAAGGACAATCACCTTGTGGCGGAAGGCCGACTGGAAGAACTCCAAGAGGCGATCCGCCGCCTGAAGGCCGACCATCCCGAGGTGGAGGTCGAGCTCGAAGCCGACTCACTGGAACAGGTCGAGGCTTTCCTGAGCATGGAAGGGGTGGATTACATTCTCCTGGATAACATGACGCTGGAAGAACTCCGCCAAGCGGTGGAACTGCGCGGCGAGCGCTCCACACCGAAGCTGGAAGCAAGCGGCGGTGTCACCCTGAAGACCGTGGCAGGAATTGCGGAAACCGGTGTGGATTTCATTTCCGTAGGCGCGATCACGCACTCCGTGGAGGCGATGGATCTGGCGCTGGACTTCGTGAAACGCGAATGA
- a CDS encoding DUF2905 domain-containing protein: MENAGKLLVFAGIGLAVLGCVLWFAGGKGWLSWIGRLPGDIRVEGDKGGFYFPIVTCILVSAVLSGVMALVRKFFE, translated from the coding sequence ATGGAGAATGCGGGAAAGCTGCTTGTCTTCGCCGGCATCGGCCTGGCCGTGCTCGGCTGCGTGCTTTGGTTCGCCGGAGGCAAGGGCTGGCTCTCATGGATCGGCCGCCTGCCCGGTGACATCCGGGTGGAGGGCGACAAGGGCGGCTTCTACTTCCCGATCGTAACCTGCATCCTCGTCAGCGCCGTGCTCAGTGGTGTGATGGCGCTGGTGAGGAAATTTTTCGAGTAA
- a CDS encoding secondary thiamine-phosphate synthase enzyme YjbQ → MAAHAESFQVRTRGKGTFEITGEVAGIVRRSGIQTGTVTVFVRHTSASLVIMENADPSARRDLEAFFDHLVPEDTPYFVHTYEGPDDMPSHIRMALTRTSEVIPIMDGQMALGTWQGIFLFEHRRAPHQREIVVSVVG, encoded by the coding sequence ATGGCCGCGCATGCCGAGAGCTTCCAAGTCCGCACCCGGGGAAAAGGCACCTTCGAAATCACCGGAGAGGTCGCCGGGATCGTCCGGCGCAGCGGGATTCAGACCGGCACGGTGACCGTCTTCGTCCGCCACACCTCGGCCAGTCTGGTGATCATGGAGAATGCCGATCCCAGCGCACGCCGGGATCTGGAGGCCTTCTTTGATCACTTGGTGCCGGAAGACACCCCTTACTTCGTCCACACTTACGAAGGCCCGGACGACATGCCGAGCCACATCCGCATGGCCTTGACCCGGACCAGCGAGGTGATCCCGATCATGGACGGGCAAATGGCTTTGGGAACCTGGCAGGGGATCTTTCTTTTCGAACATCGGCGTGCTCCACACCAGCGGGAAATCGTGGTGAGCGTGGTGGGCTAA
- a CDS encoding endonuclease/exonuclease/phosphatase family protein yields MELRNLPIILKNAPGFLGAFFLVAAGTSCKERDQGGDWTGQSQSTPALAPALASAPKPASSPASAGPVAKAEAAAKGALVRLVTYNVENWLTTDRYVDRKLVPGTPKPEAERRKVTEAILSAKPDILGISEIGNERDVKDLQKYLSDAGMELPHFYLNRGSDLTRSLVILSRYPIGKTVAHENLSYHLGGREYAMLRGILDASIDTPAGAFRFLGVHLKSKREVEDGDQEEMRRQEAHLLRREIDSILEADPQARLVVYGDFNDTRNSPTMKTVHGSGRGSMSLNMIALKDSRGQYWTHYWDYQDTYTRIDYVLVSQALRRSIEWDHSKIIDNEAVAGASDHRPLLVILKK; encoded by the coding sequence ATGGAGCTCCGGAACCTTCCCATCATTCTCAAGAACGCCCCGGGTTTCCTCGGGGCGTTTTTCTTGGTAGCAGCTGGCACCTCCTGCAAGGAGAGGGATCAGGGCGGCGATTGGACCGGGCAATCGCAGTCGACCCCGGCCCTCGCACCCGCACTTGCCAGCGCGCCGAAACCGGCATCCTCTCCCGCATCTGCGGGTCCGGTGGCAAAGGCGGAGGCCGCCGCTAAGGGAGCGCTGGTCCGTCTGGTCACCTACAATGTGGAAAACTGGCTGACCACGGACCGCTACGTGGATCGGAAGCTGGTGCCCGGCACGCCAAAGCCGGAAGCAGAGCGCCGCAAGGTCACCGAGGCGATTCTTTCCGCAAAGCCGGATATCCTCGGCATTTCCGAGATAGGGAATGAGAGAGATGTGAAAGATCTACAAAAGTATCTTTCGGATGCTGGGATGGAGCTCCCGCATTTCTATCTGAACCGCGGCTCCGATCTCACCCGCAGCCTGGTGATTCTTTCCCGCTATCCGATCGGCAAAACCGTGGCTCACGAGAACCTGAGCTACCATCTCGGCGGCAGGGAATATGCCATGCTGCGGGGGATTCTCGATGCGTCCATCGACACGCCCGCAGGCGCCTTCCGTTTTCTCGGTGTGCACTTGAAGTCGAAGCGCGAGGTCGAGGACGGAGATCAGGAAGAAATGCGCCGCCAGGAAGCTCATCTGCTGCGCCGCGAGATCGACTCGATCCTTGAGGCCGATCCGCAGGCACGGCTCGTCGTCTATGGCGATTTCAATGACACGCGGAATAGCCCCACCATGAAAACGGTGCACGGCTCCGGCAGGGGATCCATGTCCCTGAACATGATCGCCCTGAAGGATTCCCGCGGCCAATACTGGACCCACTACTGGGACTATCAGGACACATACACCCGCATCGACTACGTGCTGGTCTCCCAAGCCCTCCGCCGCTCGATCGAGTGGGATCACTCGAAGATCATCGATAACGAAGCCGTCGCCGGCGCGAGCGATCACCGTCCGCTGTTGGTGATCTTGAAGAAGTAG